A stretch of the Lolium perenne isolate Kyuss_39 chromosome 3, Kyuss_2.0, whole genome shotgun sequence genome encodes the following:
- the LOC127344162 gene encoding WAT1-related protein At5g07050, which translates to MGGFEKAKPYIAMICLQFGYAGMNVITKVSLNGGMSHYVLVVYRHAFATVSIAPFALLLERKVRPKMTWSSFLQIFVLALLGPVIDQNFYYVGLKYTGPTFACAMSNILPAMTFVMACIFRMEKVDLRKVRCQAKVAGTVVTVAGAMLMTLYKGPLMQMGLTGHAHGHGGEAPVAAVDPTGREWFLGSLFVIIATLAWASLFILQAHTLKQYSAPLSLTTLICFVGTLQAIVVTFAMEHRPSVWTIGFDMNLLAAAYAGIVTSSIAYYVQGLVIQKTGPVFASAFSPLMMIVVAVMGSFILAEKIFLGGVLGSVLIVIGLYSVLWGKHKETQEESAALREALPMAMAPSSNGDAKEVDAAVQGHDPECEKDNGSVRSSSNGHGASV; encoded by the exons ATGGGTGGCTTCGAGAAGGCCAAGCCTTACATCGCCATGATCTGCCTGCAGTTCGGCTACGCCGGCATGAACGTGATCACCAAGGTCTCACTCAACGGCGGCATGAGCCACTACGTGCTCGTCGTCTACCGCCACGCCTTCGCCACCGTCTCCATAGCGCCATTTGCCCTGCTTCTCGAGAG GAAGGTgaggccgaagatgacgtggtcgtCCTTCCTCCAGATCTTCGTACTGGCACTCCTCGG GCCAGTGATTGATCAGAACTTCTACTACGTCGGCCTCAAGTACACTGGCCCGACCTTCGCATGCGCCATGAGCAACATCCTTCCTGCCATGACCTTCGTGATGGCCTGTATCTTCAG GATGGAGAAGGTGGACCTGAGGAAGGTGAGGTGCCAGGCGAAGGTGGCCGGGACGGTGGTGACGGTGGCCGGCGCGATGCTGATGACGCTCTACAAGGGCCCGCTGATGCAGATGGGATTGACGGGACACGCTCACGGCCACGGCGGCGAGGCCCCGGTGGCCGCCGTCGACCCCACGGGCAGGGAGTGGTTCCTGGGCTCCCTCTTCGTCATCATCGCCACCCTCGCCTGGGCATCGCTCTTCATCCTGCAGGCGCACACCCTGAAGCAGTACTCCGCGCCGCTTTCCCTCACCACGCTCATCTGCTTCGTCGGCACCCTCCAGGCCATTGTCGTCACCTTCGCCATGGAGCACCGCCCCTCCGTCTGGACCATCGGCTTCGACATGAACCTCCTCGCCGCCGCATACGCC GGCATCGTGACGTCGAGCATAGCGTACTACGTGCAAGGCCTGGTGATCCAGAAGACGGGGCCGGTGTTCGCGTCGGCGTTCAGCCCGCTGATGATGATCGTGGTGGCCGTGATGGGCTCCTTCATCCTCGCCGAGAAGATATTCCTCGGAGGCGTCCTCGGCTCGGTCCTCATCGTCATCGGCCTCTACTCCGTGCTCTGGGGAAAACACAAGGAGACCCAGGAGGAGTCGGCGGCGCTGCGTGAGGCGCTGCCCATGGCCATGGCCCCCAGCTCTAACGGGGACGCCAAGGAGGTCGACGCAGCAGTACAGGGACACGATCCGGAGTGCGAGAAAGACAACGGGTCAGTCCGGTCATCCTCCAACGGACACGGAGCTAGTGTCTGA
- the LOC139838156 gene encoding uncharacterized protein has product MMEAKNPTTSSGIREIKGIHQVYQLGEQPVKSVPPLKVFDEKAVQSSRQISTDYAMAKVVYQYVQGKDLVENLSKLPTSMRNLHTWYGVAAKGGMETIMVRVKEEHYFQEYSVSVDFSELFRLYNLRALDKSIVSCYCLLKMLECKRDEIKDIGFIDPDTMHVKTIEEPLYNRDTPETLLRFLKRQRDKKTILWPYNFQFHFILIVIKMYEGEVEVFDSLTKEPIQYKSCFLMLKSVWETFIKEDQSHDWKPKLIWRANKVSSTT; this is encoded by the exons ATGATGGAGGCGAAAAACCCCACTACCAgctcgggtatcagggagataaaagggatacaccaagtctaccagctcggagaACAACCCGTTAAATCGGTCCCCCCTCTAAAGGTGTTTGACGAGaaggccgttcaaagttctcgacaaatctcaaCCGATTACGCCATGGCTAAGGTAGTATATCAatatgttcaagggaaagatttggtcgagaatctcagcaagctaccaacaagtatgcgtaacttgcatacgTGGTACGGTGTTGCCGCAAAGGGAGGGatggagactatcatggtgcgagttaaggaagagcactacttccaagaatacTCTGTGAGCGTTGACTTCTCCGAGCTTTTCCGGTTATACAATcttcgggccctcgacaaatctatcgtcagttgctattgtct attgaagatgctcgaatgcaaaagggatgaaatcaaggacattgggttcattgacccggacacaatgcatgtcaagaccatagaagaacccctctataacagggatacaccggagactttgctaaggtttttgaagcgacaacgtgacaaaaagacaatactttggccttacaacttcca gtttcactttattcttatcgtcattaaaatgtacgaaggagaagttgaagtctttgactcactaaccaaagagCCTATACAATACAAGTCTTGTTTTCTTATGCTCAAAAG cgtatgggaaactttcatcaaggaagatcagTCCCATGATTGGAAACCGAAGCTGATATGGCGTGCgaacaaagtaagtagtactacctag
- the LOC127339961 gene encoding uncharacterized protein, whose protein sequence is MADGTFVRDEEGEEAVQKLIYESARGADGDETDFADFLNDFGEGLESEQVRRDNEVSITNSAEPSGTSSKSVKTKRGPTRVLKGEGRLALTAFKDNGEPVHPKDHCTKFTSQAGVLVRDHVPISIREWHKPKKADNEASYVNDAMKKFLWETLLTRFSLPEDMTEGQKNKVKEWTLKKMAIQFQTWKKNLWDKYKNEDPVFDDNLVKIKDHWQEFKRYKQSSTFVSRSVTNKKNAAKKTIWHHMGSGGYKTAIPRWIAYENELMAAGITPQTWDWPERSKFWLFAHGAGLDPKTGLIVAEGKWKEKIEQIVPKLVAAIEQVRKGEYIPDRENDELTLALGNPEHVGRVRARPGLTMKEAFPESADTYRSRSRKKKKDADIVTELLTRVEALEKNQRPRPADVPLRDPQADAAPSQRRSDNRVC, encoded by the exons atggcggacggcaccttcgtccgagatgaggagggggaagaagcggtgcagaaattgatatatgagagtgcccgtggggcTGATGGAGATGAAACAGATTTTgccgactttctgaatgatttcggcgagggacttgagtccgaacaagttagaagagacaacgaagttTCCATAACAAACTCCGCCGAG CCTTCTGgaacatcgagcaagtctgttaaaacaaaacgaggcccgacgcgagtTCTAAAGGGCGAGggtaggttagccctcacggcatttaaggataatggtgaaccggTGCATCCCAAAGATCACTGcaccaaatttacaagtcaagctggagttcttgttagggaccatgtaccgatcagcattcgagagtggcataagccgaagaaagcGGACAAtgaagctagttatgtcaacgacgcgATGAAAAAGTTTCTTTGGGAAACTCTGCTGACAcgcttcagcctaccggaagacatgacggaaggccagaagaataaagtcaaggaatggactctcaagaagatggccatacaattccagacttggaagaaaaatttatgggacaaatataagaatgaagatccagtattcgatgataatctagtgaagataaaggaTCACTGGCAAGAATTTAAGAggtataagcaatcgtctacttttgtgtctcGATCGGTCACAAATAagaaaaatgctgcaaagaagacaaTTTGGCATCatatggggtcaggtggctacaagactgcCATTCCGAGGTGGATAGCGTATGAAAATGAACTGATGGCtgcaggaatcactccacagacatgggactggcccgaacggtccaagttctggttgttcgcgcatggggcagggttggacccaaagacagggctgatcgttgcggagggaaaatggaaggaaaagatTGAGCAAatcgtaccgaagcttgtagctgCAATTGAACAGGttcgaaagggagagtacattcccgatagagagaatgacgagctgacactcgctctggggaatcctgaacacgttggacgggtacgagctcgcccaggtctcaccatgaaggaagcgttccCAGAgtccgctgacacttatagaagccgttcgcggaagaagaagaaggatgccgacattgtaacggaattgttaactagggtggaggcgcttgagaaaaatcagaggCCACGACCAGCCGATGTTCCTCTACGGGATCCTCAAGCCGATgccgccccatctcagcgaagaagcgat Aaccgcgtctgttaa